TAGTTCATCTCCATGACCCATCTGCGCCAAAACATACAATAATTCGGGCGTTAGTACGGATGGGATTCCTTTTAGAATAACCATTTCTAAACAGTGACTGAACCTGAACACGAGAGAGTTTGTGGAGAATCATGTGACCCTTTAAAGTATTTCAATTGGTTGCACACAATAAGAGCTACGTTTCTAACGCAACCTGCGTTTCTAATAGTCTACGCAATTTGCGTACCTCTGCGTACCCATGACAGCAGCCTAGTTCTAGTTTTTTAAcgatttattttagatttaaacacGAATGGTTACGTATATAGGTCTAATGTTACTTTCCGTTTCAGTATGAGACGGCATATTTATTTTCAGCATTACCTTTCCATACATTTATAAACTTAGTTATAAATAGCCTTTATGTGAGAGTTAACCATGAACAACCACTCGATCGGTTGATATACCaagttttatagtttttttaatagatatttttgcttttacattttaaaaacatgatTGATTAGGAAACTGCCAcccattaaaatgaacaaataacaTCGGCGGCAGTGATTCAATTGTAATATCCGTATAGATCTTAAAATAGTGCATAGCAAATTAAATCAACAGGTGTTTTCCAAATCATTATTTCACATTTCCATGCATGGCTCTCGAGTCTGACGGTGACGACCAAACGTTATAGTCATTTTGGCTAACTTGATATAAAACTTAAGGTTGTCTAAAATGTTGCGAAAAGATCCGTGTAGTCCAGGCCATCATTTGCAATGAAAATTACAACACTCTGAACTGCCTTTCAAGGACGCACAGGCCTTCTCTGCGTGacattttacattaaattaagtattaaatgcctaaaaaatatattgtaattaAGAAAAATTTGagaatttttttcccctgtctagttgggacatttattaggaaaaaaagaaattagaaagcTAATTGAAGTTAAACTCGCGTCTAAATGAAGAACGGCACCTAGACGTGCAGCTGCTACTGATGAAGAGGAACTGCTGGTGATGTGGTTGTAATTCAGGGAAATTTGCTCCAAAAGAGGTGTGTGGAGGCTTTGCAGCTGCGAAATGTAGAGTGAAAGTGGAAAGATGGAAGACTGATGGAAGAAAAGACATTCGGAGGAGCCAAGACTGTCTGATCAGTTCAAAGCTCTTTTCTTTTACGGAGGAACCATGCTGCTCCCTCTTTGGTTCTGCTTTTTTAAATGAGTTTATCACGCTATGAGGAGCTGCCTCTGCCAAAATGTAACGTTTTGCCCCTTTTGTCTGCGCTGAGCGCCTCAATTCGgtctacatttattattttgaccTTTCGTTAGCAGGGGATAGACTTCAAAGTGGAACCTCTCTTTTGCTGTCTTTAAGGAGACCTTTGTGCTGTTGCGGTGTGTGGAGAGAACGTTTTTTTCTCCTCTTTTAAAAGTTTTGTTCCAGGGGCTGAGAAGAAAGCTGGACTCTGAGGGAATATTGAATGAAAATTAAAATCAATTAGGCTATGGACTTTTGAGAGCGTTTGGAAAGACGCCGTGCGAAAAAAGCCGAGATTTTCGAGTGAGAAAACGCTCTCAGTTGATGTGCAATTGAGATGAATGGGCTCTTCCTTTAATTACATTTGCTGTGGTCCTTCTGGTCGCTGTATTATACATAAAATGGTCGGCGTTTAATGCGTAAAAGTGGCTTGTAAGTTCTCTGGTGATCTTTAACCCAAACGATTAAAGTTATGATGAAGCGACATTACAGTTATCCATCAATAATAAAAAGTTTGAGCGGTTTCGTTTTAAAAAGCTGCTGATTTCATAAATCAACTTGAATTTAAGTTATTGAAAAACGAATACAAACAGCAATTATTAAAGTAACATTTAAAAGAATAAGCTGAAAAATGCTAGTTATTTAGAAGTCATCTTTTCTATCCATAGTGTGATGGGTTTCTTCAGGTcagcaatgattttttttttggaagaagGTTAGATGATTTTTAAAGAGTTTTTCCTTTGATATGTTGATCCTGTAGTTGGTTAATAAAACTTATGCCGCACGAAACCCATTGCGCTGTATTTACAAACACTATACTTCGTCCTCCAAAACTATATTTTGCACTAGATCCAATTGAAACACTCAATAATATTACATTACACTTAAAAGTGTTTTATCAAATAgaatatatattgtttaaaaaCATATATCACTGCATAAATGCTACAACAGCGAATGGATAAACTGAACGAGTGACTGAAAATACACCCACAGCACCATCTAGAGTGTACAAAGTGAAATTGCAAGGTCTTTTCCCAATGATTTTGAgtcaaataatcaaataatgGCCATATCAACACACAAAGTCAAATCAGGGGGGTTCTGTTGTACAGTAATTACAAACAGTTTAGAAAGGTTATTATTAATgccattttctctctctcttagcTGCTAAAGTGTATATTAGTACAAAGAATGATTTGGTGTTTAAATTATACAGAGTTATACTGGATGCCTCTATTTATGGTGCATCAGCAAAGTAGGTTTCAAGGTGATAATACCAGAACATCAACAATACCCAGATATTGATTAGAAATGGGTAATGTATAAACTAACCTTAATTTCAACTTATTGAACTTCACGTACGTTTTCAGCAACACTTGATAAGAAAATTAAGGCAATGTAGAGTATTTTATTAACAGCATTTGATGCAAACTAAACACCATGGTATAAAATCACCATATTTTCTGCTGGAATTTTACTTGTCTTGGAAAGCAGCCTTTCTtttctcgacaaaagcggtcatGCCCTCCTTTCTGTCCTCCTGAAATTTAGAGCACAGCAAGTTCAAGAATGAAGTCATCTTTTTCCTCAAAAAAGGAAATGAATATGTGGAAGAAAAGTGACGCACCGTCGCAAAGGTTGCATGGAACAATCTCTTCTCAAGTCGATTGCCCTCAGCTAAAGTCAGTTCAAACGCTGTAATTAAAGGTCAAATAAGCTGTCAGTTTCTAAATGGCTGCACAGGACCTACTCGTGAGTGAGCTTCATTCATGAAACATGAGCAGAATATATTTCAACAGTAAAATTATCTCCTACCTGCGTTAACAGCTTCCTTTGCCATGGCTGAGACAAGTTTAGAATTGCCAGCTATTTTCTCTGCACATTTAATCGCTTCTGGAACCAGCTGATCCACAGGAAACACTTTACTCACCAGACCTGCAAAGACGAATACATTAGTCCACATCTTAAATTGAAATCAAcagtgaaaaaaaacaacaacaaaaaaacaaaccagACTGTTTTGCCTCCTGAGCGGAGATTCGGTCTCCTGTGAGAACCATCTCCAATGCCAGGGATTTTCCCACTGCTCTTGTAAGCCTCTGAGTGCCACCAGCACCTGGAGCCAAAGAATTCATGCGATTTCAGATGCCTTGTTTTTTTTGTAATCCCAGTCATGATTATTTTTCAACAATTAATCAACATAAGCAAAAACTGATGCATTGTTGTACCAGGAATAGTCCCAAGCAGGATTTCTGGCTGTCCAAACTGTGCTTTCTCCCCAGCGTAGATTATGTCACACATCATGGCAAACTCACATCCTCCACCAAGCTGGACAGGATGATAACTTTATGTTTATGCTTGTAATTTAAGGTTTGAAAAGTCATTTTTGTGAATGCATTTAAAACACCTACCGCAAATCCATTCACAGCAGCAATAACAGGCTTTTTGACTGTTGAGACCCTATTCCAATGTGCCAAGAAGTTTCCACCATAGCACTCTTGAAAGGTCCGATTCTGCATCTCTTTAATATCAGCTCCAGCTATCAAAATGAAACTGTCAGTAAACACAAAAATCAGTCCAAAATACTAATTTCATAGACAAGTTCCACACCTGCAAAGGCTTTTTCGCTTCCTGTGATGACAATTGCTCCCACTTCGGTGTCAATTTCGAATGTATCAAGGGCTTTGCCCACCTCCAACATAAGCCCATCACAAAGAGCATTCAGGGCCTTTGGCCTGTTCAATTGGATGAAACCAACATTCTTTTTTTCACCCTTCTTGTCAACCACAATGTATTGAAACTGGCCACCTGCAATAGAGATAAAGATGGGGGCCAAATAAACTCACAATGGATCCATGCAACGGACTGATTTggcatatatatgtgaccctggaccacaaaaccagtcttcagttgcacaggtatatttgtagcaatagccaaaaatacattgtatttgtcaaaatgatcgattcatttttcttttatgccaaaataatttggatattaagcagagatcatgtttcatgaaaatatttagtaaatgtcctaccgtaaatataataaaacgtaatttttgattagtaatatgcattactaagaacttcatttagacaacttaatAGGCGTAGTTTTTGCGCCCTCAGATACCAGatattcaaattgttgtatctcgaccaaatattgtcctatcctaacaaaccataagtcagtggaaagcttatttattcagctttcaattttcaaaatgtcaaaatatttacccttatgactggttttgtggtggaGGGTCATATATCACCTCAGTTATATCACCTCAGGCTGTCATTGCTTTTTATTTCGAAGATATCTCTGCTATTCGCactattattatttctatttttaaatgtttcaacTGTAAACAATGACACAAAAATGTAATTGCAGCTACTACAAAGCTCAGTTTTTCCATTATTTTCAAGCTGCAGGTACTAGTACACATTCAGCAGACACAGAACCAGCGCGGGCAATTGACGCAAGTttccaaccccccccccccccccaaaaaaacactgaaaaacattgaaaacatTGAAACTTTAGTCATTAATTTTACGTAAACATTATTTATGTTACCTGAACTGCATTGCCTTGTTGCTGCTAATGCAGAAGGCAGCAGTTTACTGTGCTTGAGAAGTAACCCTGTGGATCTGCAGAGCAGCGCCATGGTTGTGCGGGGTCAACGGTAACACGGGGACGCTGAAGTCGCGCTGGTTGGCTGTCAGTGGTTACGTCAAGGCGTAGTCAGGATGCCAGATAGAGTGTTAGAAATCCCCCTTCCGTCATTTGACCACTGCTTACCGTACTAATAAAGGCGAGTGATTCTCTGcgtcttttttaaattttataatcCAGTTCTGAAGGAAGAGAGTACCTTCTTTCAGAGACTTTTTAAAAGGGTTTTCAATAATTTGACAAGACCTTGTTTTAATACAAGAATTATATAGAAAAGAATAAATGGCAACGTATTGTAGGTTTTGCTTGTATAGCTCTCTCTATTGGTCACTTTTGTGAATGAACTTCACTTCGTGCaaaatacagtcgtggccaaaagttttgagaatgacacaaatattagttttcacaaagtttgctgctaaactgcttttagatctttgtttcagttgtttctgtgatgtactgaaatataattacaagcacttcatacgtttcaaaggcttttatcgacaattacatgacatttatgcaaaaagtcagtatttgcagtgttggcccttctttttcaggacctctgcaattcgactgggcatgctctcaatcaacttctgggccaaatcctgactgatggcaacccattctttcataatcacttcttggagtttgtcagaattagtgggtttttgtttgtctacccgcctcttgaggattgactacaagttctcaatgggattaagatcttcaccaaactgttgttggaagaagttgctgttggagggtgttttggtaccattctttattcatggctgtgtttttgggcaaaattgtgagtgagcccactcccttggatgagaaacaaccccacacatgaatggtctcaggatgctttactgttggcatgacacaggactgatggtagcgctcaccttttcttctccagacaagcctttttccagatgccccaaacaatcggaaagaggcttcatcggagaatatgactttgccccagtcctcagcagtccattcgccatactttttgcagaagatcaatctgtccctgatggttttttttttttttttttttgaaaagtggcttctttgctgcccttcttgacaccaggtcatcttccaaaagtcttggcctcactgtgcgtgcagatgcgctcacacctgcctgctgccattcctgagcaagctctgcactggtggcactccaatcccgcagctgaatcctctttaggagacgatcctggtgcttgctggacttttttggacaccctgaagccttcttaacaagaattgaacctctttccttgaagttcttgatgatcctataaattgttgatttaggtgtaatcttagtagccacaatatccttgcctgtgaagccatttttatgcaatgcaatgcaatgatggctgcacgcgtttctttgcaggtcaccatggttaacaatggaaaaacaatgatttcaagcatcaccctccttttaacatgtcaagtctgccattctaacccaatcagcctgacataatgatctccagccttgtgctcgtcaacattctcacctgagttaacaagacgattactgaaatgatctcagcaggtcctttaatgactgcaatgaaatgcagtggaaagtttttttggggattaagttgattttcatggcaaagaaggactatgcaattcatctgatcactcttcataacattctggagtatatgcaaattgctattataaaaacttaagcagcaacttttccaatttccattatttatgtaattctcaaaacttttggccacgactgtacactgccTTTTGCCTTTTTTGTATTGCCAGTAGAAAATGTGTAACATAAGGGTTAATTTGTGCGTAATGTTAATATGACTTTAAAACATGTTATACTTAGTCGatgaagtaaaatatttttattctaaaataaaCGAAACCAACCAGTAGAGGgcactttattcttgcaatataCAGTATTTGCAGAGTTTGATGCTGTTTGCAGTCTTGCGTTTTGTTTGCACTGGCAAACCGCCTAGCAGTTTTAAAGGTCAGGTGAAGCTTATGTTGAATGCTTACACAGGACACATTAAATGACTTCAAAAAGTCTGTAAGGACTGATTTATTAGTCTGCAAATCCATTAGAAAAGCACCAAAACTCATGGAGGTTACAAAATTCACAAAATCTTGCCTTTAAAACCAAAACACAATGCATTCACATATCAACTTGTTCATGTTTATCTAGATGAAAAATGTCAAAACAGAATTTaacatatccacctttttctttttgcagaagtaagcctatgggtgggACTTCTGGATCATTAttcactatagggaaataaggagaagaataacaataaACTAAGTAaacctgtttgcactacaaaccagtgtgctcataattaagatagcatagtaaaacacaccaatttgcaatataaagcagcaaaacgagcctttttgtacagctaaaaatagctggacccagatgagaccggaagccagacccataaaacttTCAAATGGTCATGtccactcttacgggaagaaaaatgtggatggatagatagagagAAGAGATAAAAGAAAAATTCACAAGTGTACTTTTAGGTATTTGTAATGCACATTTTTATTCACACATACATTTTTCAACCAAATGCTACTTTTTAGTTGTACCGCATATATTGAAGTATTTTACATGGGATTCTGgaatgaattatgaatttattgtttgtttttttatggaTTAGTTTCAATAGTAGCACTTGCTTCAATCACACATTAAGTGCATtaccaaaaaacattttttcttcgAAAAGTGCAACTCAAAATGTAAGTCTGTTGGTGTAAATCGTTAGTAATAATACAATTTTAGATCCCAAACACCAACGCCATATTTCAGTAGGCACATTTCTGATAAATACCAAGTTTTGAAAGCACACTGAACCAACTCTTCAGGTTTTAATTCATGAAAATGATTGTGCAACTACATCCAACATCATCACAAACTAACTCACTAACTAATAATGGGCCACTTAAGAAATACATAAACACATCTGAAagtctatttaaataaaagaactgACATATTAGGTTTGGAAAATCcaaaggaaaaagaaaaatgtaccaTGCTACCTAGAGTATAAAGAAATCAACCAAAATGTTGATGAACTGAAACCAGTGAACAATCAGACTAAATATCACATacaccaaacaaacaaataaacactcTAGTGTTGAGACATTATTGCAGTAGCAaaaaaatatgtgtatatatatatatataaaaaaaatgaagcaTACAGAGGCCCCGTTTAGTACATGTACATCCAAAGTTCGAAGGCTTAATATCAATAGTTTACAACCAGGACATTCATTTCCAACCCTCATAAACGTGAACCAGTTTGAAAGACTGTTAATTTTGAGATACAAGATAATAAAGACGGAAGCATTAGAACTGGTATCAGTAATTGGGGATATTCATATTTGTAGGATCATAGGGAGAAATGCACAATTGGTTCCATCTCGAATCaactgtaagtcactttggataacaGCGTCTGCTAAACACATTAATAAAATCTAATAACATACTTCTTAAAGCACAGTCAACACTATTGACATTCTCTCCTTATATGCTCTTTCTCACCTGTTatttttgtaaatgcacatttctccCTCCCCATTTTTCAATCATCCAGGTTTAAGTTCACACTCATTGATCAGTGACTATGATGCTCATAATGTTCAACATTTAAACGTTAAAACAGCACCAGACAGAATGAAGCTCACAACTCACAGATTTAGCAGTTAAACAGCAATACTGTTAAGTGTATCATATTGGTCCAGATGACCACGTTTCATTTGCTAAATGTCATATCAAAGTGCGTTTGCCACAACATGTCAGATAGATGTGTGGTCAAGGACCATATTGCTTGTGCTGCCGTACCGATTCTCAATTAAACGATCTCTGCACGAGTTTGTGACAAACAATTGCAGAGAAAATCACCTACTTCACATTAAATGTACAATATTTAGCTGGAGTGCCTTCTCAATGGATTAAAGATCTTAATAGAAGTTTCCTATTGCACTCGGACGTAATAAATATTCTGACTTCAATGTTGATCAAACGTTGATGAGGGCAAATGTTTTTTGGCTGGTGTGAAGTACTCTCTGGTGTATAATGGCATAATTCCATCACATTAAATTCAGTCAAGTAGATCAACCAGTAAAGCAGA
Above is a genomic segment from Garra rufa chromosome 2, GarRuf1.0, whole genome shotgun sequence containing:
- the echs1 gene encoding enoyl-CoA hydratase, mitochondrial, giving the protein MALLCRSTGLLLKHSKLLPSALAATRQCSSGGQFQYIVVDKKGEKKNVGFIQLNRPKALNALCDGLMLEVGKALDTFEIDTEVGAIVITGSEKAFAAGADIKEMQNRTFQECYGGNFLAHWNRVSTVKKPVIAAVNGFALGGGCEFAMMCDIIYAGEKAQFGQPEILLGTIPGAGGTQRLTRAVGKSLALEMVLTGDRISAQEAKQSGLVSKVFPVDQLVPEAIKCAEKIAGNSKLVSAMAKEAVNAAFELTLAEGNRLEKRLFHATFATEDRKEGMTAFVEKRKAAFQDK